A stretch of the Lolium perenne isolate Kyuss_39 chromosome 3, Kyuss_2.0, whole genome shotgun sequence genome encodes the following:
- the LOC127345416 gene encoding uncharacterized protein, whose product MQTPTTRKLAMNETTGHGGHGDHDARLIRDLCTLLVTIIAPVAAASAPPDTRRPVAPGRPLGGMSPAAAASMLLGASMALMLCGSVTFAIGFLLMPWVAGVALLFGFAGVVSTLSSGLLPSPTKLQPLAAPPPQTQGRIRPSPVSPRPATDKLVAWR is encoded by the coding sequence ATGCAGACGCCTACCACACGCAAGCTCGCCATGAACGAGACCACCGGCCACGGTGGCCACGGCGACCACGACGCGCGGCTGATCCGCGACCTCTGCACGCTGCTCGTCACCATCATCGCCCCCGTCGCGGCGGCGTCGGCTCCGCCGGACACGCGCAGGCCCGTTGCCCCCGGGCGCCCGCTGGGCGGCATGTCGCCGGCGGCCGCGGCCTCGATGCTCCTCGGCGCGTCCATGGCGCTCATGCTCTGCGGCTCGGTCACCTTCGCCATCGGCTTCCTCCTCATGCCCTGGGTCGCCGGCGTCGCCCTGCTCTTCGGCTTCGCGGGCGTCGTCTCCACCCTatcctccggcctcctcccctCCCCCACCAAGCTGCAACCGTTGGCTGCCCCACCGCCGCAGACGCAAGGCCGGATCCGCCCGTCTCCGGTCAGCCCTCGCCCTGCTACGGATAAGCTCGTGGCGTGGCGCTGA